One genomic region from Arthrobacter sp. FB24 encodes:
- a CDS encoding L-serine ammonia-lyase, whose translation MAVGVFDLFSIGIGPSSSHTVGPMRAAAVFAEELKASGALERVAGLRVDLYGSLAATGHGHGTMTAILLGLEGFHPEKILPAEVEERLAAIAESGMLRLAGAVDGAGVVLPYGVKDMVLRPLTILPRHTNGMTFTVTDAGGEVLHAATFFSVGGGFIVREGEEDAAQQELEESKKELPLPFRTAAELLGRCQSKGLSIGEIMFVNERASRSEAEIREGLLHIYSVMEECVAVSLKREGLLPGGLKVRRRAPDWHERLLKENRGQDPEYRDPKYWQEWVNLIALAVNEENASGGRVVTAPTNGAAGIIPAVLYYALHFAPGMDRASRQDRDDVVVKFLLAAGAVGVLYKEQASISGAEVGCQGEVGSASSMAAAGLAEVMGGTPQQVENAAEIAMEHNLGLTCDPIGGLVQIPCIERNAIAAAKAINAAKMALWGDGTHRVSLDEVIVTMRETGRDMSSKYKETAMGGLAVNVVEC comes from the coding sequence CGAGTTCGCATACGGTGGGTCCGATGCGGGCTGCGGCGGTGTTCGCCGAGGAGCTGAAGGCTTCCGGTGCCCTGGAGAGGGTGGCCGGGCTGCGGGTGGATTTGTATGGTTCGCTCGCCGCGACGGGGCACGGTCACGGGACGATGACGGCGATCCTGCTGGGGCTGGAGGGGTTCCATCCTGAGAAGATCCTCCCGGCCGAGGTGGAGGAGCGGCTGGCGGCGATCGCGGAGTCCGGGATGCTGCGGCTGGCCGGTGCTGTTGATGGTGCCGGGGTGGTCCTGCCGTACGGGGTGAAGGATATGGTGTTGCGGCCGTTGACCATCCTGCCGCGGCACACGAACGGGATGACTTTCACTGTCACGGATGCTGGCGGGGAGGTGCTGCATGCGGCGACGTTCTTCTCGGTGGGCGGGGGGTTTATTGTCCGTGAGGGCGAGGAGGACGCGGCGCAGCAGGAGTTGGAGGAGTCGAAGAAGGAGTTGCCGCTGCCGTTCCGGACTGCGGCGGAGCTGCTGGGCCGGTGCCAGTCCAAGGGCCTGTCCATTGGGGAGATCATGTTCGTCAACGAACGCGCCTCCCGGTCCGAGGCGGAGATCCGGGAGGGGTTGCTGCACATTTACTCGGTGATGGAGGAGTGCGTGGCGGTGTCCCTGAAGCGTGAGGGGCTGCTGCCCGGCGGGCTGAAGGTCCGCCGTCGTGCGCCGGACTGGCACGAGCGTTTGCTGAAGGAGAACCGGGGCCAGGACCCGGAGTACCGGGATCCGAAGTACTGGCAGGAGTGGGTGAACCTGATCGCGTTGGCGGTGAACGAGGAGAACGCGTCCGGCGGCAGGGTGGTCACGGCGCCGACGAACGGGGCGGCCGGGATCATCCCGGCGGTGTTGTATTACGCGTTGCATTTCGCGCCGGGCATGGACCGGGCCAGCCGGCAGGACCGGGATGATGTGGTGGTGAAGTTCCTGCTCGCTGCCGGTGCGGTCGGGGTGCTCTACAAGGAACAGGCGTCCATTTCGGGGGCGGAGGTGGGCTGCCAGGGTGAGGTGGGGTCGGCGTCGTCGATGGCCGCCGCGGGCCTGGCCGAGGTGATGGGCGGGACGCCGCAGCAGGTGGAGAACGCGGCGGAGATCGCGATGGAGCACAACCTGGGGCTGACGTGTGATCCGATCGGCGGGCTGGTGCAGATCCCCTGTATCGAGCGGAACGCGATCGCGGCGGCGAAGGCCATCAATGCCGCGAAGATGGCGCTCTGGGGCGACGGCACGCACCGGGTGTCCCTGGACGAGGTGATCGTGACCATGCGCGAGACCGGCAGGGACATGTCCTCCAAGTACAAGGAAACCGCCATGGGCGGCCTCGCCGTCAACGTCGTCGAATGCTGA
- a CDS encoding TspO/MBR family protein has translation MKAPHEQAMAGPADGARPGSRSTGAQLLGLAVFLGASALVAWLGAFATLGNVDGWYATADKAPWSPPNWVFGPVWTMLYTAMAVAAWLVWRHGGQRTVPALRAYGIQLGLNLLWTPVFFGLYPVMGTASLWLGLAIIISLIIAVTFTVLRFGPSSRAAGLLLLPYVSWLVFASSLNWWAALHN, from the coding sequence ATGAAGGCACCGCACGAACAGGCCATGGCGGGCCCCGCTGACGGCGCCCGTCCCGGCAGCCGCAGCACGGGTGCGCAACTGCTCGGCCTGGCTGTATTCCTGGGAGCCTCCGCGCTGGTCGCCTGGCTGGGTGCTTTCGCCACGCTGGGCAACGTGGACGGCTGGTACGCCACAGCGGACAAAGCCCCGTGGTCCCCGCCGAACTGGGTCTTCGGTCCGGTCTGGACCATGCTGTACACAGCCATGGCAGTCGCCGCGTGGCTCGTCTGGCGGCACGGCGGACAGCGCACCGTCCCCGCCTTGAGGGCGTACGGGATCCAGTTGGGCTTGAACCTGCTGTGGACGCCGGTGTTCTTCGGCCTTTACCCGGTGATGGGCACGGCGTCGCTCTGGCTGGGGCTCGCGATCATCATTTCCTTGATCATCGCCGTGACCTTCACCGTCCTGCGTTTCGGCCCTAGCAGCCGGGCAGCCGGCCTGCTGCTGTTGCCCTACGTTTCCTGGCTGGTTTTCGCCAGCAGCCTGAACTGGTGGGCGGCTTTGCACAACTAG
- a CDS encoding DNA/RNA non-specific endonuclease, translating to MTGGYDRDFLRARLELPSPAAATVLLDYTHFSVRLRTARKLAAVVGVNIHGRELVPLAREGTWHFDARVPKEQQAGPEVYKNNAFDRGHLVRRLDPVWGDEATAKAANQDTFSFTNAAPQVDDFNQGKELWVGLEDHVLSHADLNDAKLSVFTGPVLEDDDLPYRGVQIPRMFWKIAAWTMDGKLAAAGFLLDQSPLLGKVELKKAIRERLLADEPPPLGPFRTFQVPVARIAELTGLSLSRLENADRLAKSQRALGKEPLAVRLKSMEQIRL from the coding sequence ATGACTGGGGGATATGACCGGGACTTTCTGCGGGCACGCCTTGAGCTGCCCAGTCCGGCGGCAGCAACCGTTTTGCTTGACTACACACACTTTTCCGTCCGGCTGCGCACGGCGCGGAAGCTGGCCGCCGTCGTCGGCGTAAATATTCACGGACGCGAACTGGTGCCGTTGGCCCGTGAGGGAACCTGGCACTTCGATGCCCGGGTCCCGAAGGAGCAGCAGGCGGGTCCGGAAGTCTACAAGAACAACGCCTTTGACCGGGGACACCTGGTGCGGCGGCTGGATCCGGTGTGGGGCGATGAGGCGACGGCCAAGGCAGCCAACCAGGACACCTTCTCGTTTACCAATGCCGCGCCACAGGTTGACGACTTCAACCAGGGCAAAGAACTGTGGGTGGGGCTGGAAGACCATGTGCTCAGCCACGCGGACCTCAATGACGCCAAGCTGAGCGTGTTCACGGGGCCGGTCCTGGAGGACGACGACCTGCCCTACCGGGGAGTGCAGATACCCCGGATGTTCTGGAAGATCGCGGCCTGGACCATGGACGGAAAACTCGCTGCTGCCGGATTCCTGCTGGACCAGTCCCCTCTGTTGGGGAAGGTGGAGCTCAAGAAGGCTATCCGGGAACGGCTCCTGGCCGATGAACCGCCGCCGCTGGGTCCCTTCCGCACCTTTCAGGTTCCTGTGGCCCGGATCGCCGAATTGACCGGGCTGAGCCTGTCCCGGCTGGAAAACGCGGACCGGCTGGCCAAGAGCCAGCGTGCCCTGGGCAAGGAGCCGCTGGCCGTGCGGCTCAAGTCCATGGAGCAGATCCGGCTCTGA
- a CDS encoding lipid II:glycine glycyltransferase FemX → MREFTARFASAEEVANWDNHVIANPNGGNLLQSEAFAEVKQHFGWQPLHLVYETADYTSYNLVLQKSFPVLGKLWYLIKGPDVAAVEDIPGIAAANAEFVKRAKLGVFAIKIEPDIVLSEDAKRVLEGAGLVKTHNLQPNDSTALLDIAPEENQLLRNLHSRGRNAVRRAIREGVEVHNVDPTEENFRSMYSLMTTTVEAKSQVRVREYEYYRQFWTNFIKRGQGRLLFVYENGVPSVGAFVINYGRKGTYKDGGSLQKRTQYGDSHLVQWTAINQVKELGCTEYDFCGTPPSDKLKDTSNPFHGLGLFKTSFSKTVTDFVGCYDQVLNPLKYKAWMAAGERVARQLYTRRTGQQFY, encoded by the coding sequence TTGCGAGAATTCACCGCCCGCTTTGCCTCCGCCGAGGAGGTCGCCAACTGGGACAACCATGTCATCGCGAACCCGAACGGCGGAAACCTGCTTCAGTCCGAGGCGTTCGCCGAGGTCAAACAACACTTTGGCTGGCAACCCCTCCACCTGGTCTACGAAACCGCGGACTACACGAGCTACAACCTGGTGCTGCAGAAGTCCTTTCCTGTACTGGGCAAGCTGTGGTACCTCATCAAGGGGCCGGACGTGGCGGCGGTTGAGGATATCCCGGGCATCGCCGCCGCGAACGCGGAGTTCGTGAAGCGAGCAAAGCTGGGCGTCTTTGCCATCAAGATCGAGCCGGACATCGTCCTTTCCGAGGACGCAAAGCGGGTGCTCGAGGGCGCGGGCCTGGTGAAGACGCACAACCTGCAGCCCAATGACTCCACTGCGCTGCTGGACATCGCGCCGGAGGAGAACCAGTTGCTGCGGAACCTGCACTCCAGGGGACGCAACGCTGTCCGCCGGGCCATCCGGGAGGGCGTGGAAGTCCACAACGTCGATCCCACGGAGGAGAACTTCCGGTCCATGTATTCGCTCATGACCACCACGGTGGAAGCGAAGTCGCAGGTCAGGGTCAGGGAGTACGAGTACTACCGGCAGTTCTGGACCAACTTCATCAAGCGCGGGCAGGGCCGGCTCCTGTTCGTCTACGAGAACGGCGTTCCGTCCGTGGGTGCCTTTGTGATCAACTACGGCCGGAAGGGGACCTACAAGGACGGCGGCTCGCTCCAAAAGCGCACCCAGTACGGCGACTCCCACCTGGTCCAGTGGACGGCCATCAACCAGGTCAAGGAACTCGGCTGCACGGAATACGACTTCTGCGGCACCCCTCCGAGCGACAAACTCAAGGACACCTCCAACCCGTTCCACGGGCTGGGGTTGTTCAAGACCAGCTTCAGCAAGACGGTCACCGACTTCGTAGGCTGCTACGACCAGGTGCTCAACCCGCTGAAATACAAGGCCTGGATGGCCGCCGGCGAACGTGTGGCACGCCAGCTGTACACCAGGCGAACAGGCCAGCAGTTCTACTAG
- a CDS encoding threonine/serine ThrE exporter family protein: MTKAPDGRRRPPTAALPPTQPLTASQVRQNAAAKRMLRRLVQGENPPTAPMSIVDRLAGSPYANPMIQVGGVDTSARKTIDFALHLAESMFRYGAGALEVETSIIAITAALGLKHIEVDITNQSVAINYAPKDQTPISLLRVVRSWTNNYAGLAQVHQLVTDIVAGGVGRDEAVRRLDEIIRSSKPFPRWMVTVAFAVFAAVFVGVLGGGPGASAVAFGSNILVSLLARQLSRWRVPDFFATASCAFLVTFIALLLWRFGSPVGIQIAPAIVVVGGILLLLPTGRLVSSVQDAINGFPVTAAGRFLSTMLTFGALVSGISVAFVLGSKMGMEEIDVTETFPPAYPLWALIILVAVAVVAIGITEQTAWKLLLPTAAVGVVGHLVLLGADLIGMGSRFSPAVAAVVIGLLARVVALKMGAPQLVVAVPAALILLPGLTIFRSMYVLTIEESEILMGAGGMLNAGAIVLGVAAGIVLGDTLARPLTRSLASNERRRARRR; the protein is encoded by the coding sequence ATGACCAAAGCACCCGACGGTCGCCGCAGGCCGCCCACGGCGGCGCTGCCCCCGACCCAACCTCTCACCGCATCCCAGGTACGGCAGAACGCAGCGGCCAAGCGCATGCTTCGCAGGCTGGTGCAGGGCGAAAACCCGCCCACCGCACCCATGAGCATTGTGGACCGGCTCGCCGGCAGCCCCTACGCCAACCCCATGATCCAAGTGGGGGGAGTGGACACTTCCGCGCGGAAGACCATCGACTTTGCGCTCCACCTCGCCGAGTCCATGTTCCGATACGGCGCCGGTGCCCTGGAAGTGGAAACCAGCATCATCGCGATCACGGCGGCCCTGGGCCTGAAGCACATCGAAGTGGACATCACCAACCAGTCGGTTGCCATCAACTACGCGCCCAAGGACCAGACCCCCATTTCCCTGCTCAGGGTGGTGCGGTCCTGGACCAACAACTATGCGGGCCTGGCACAGGTGCACCAGCTGGTGACGGACATTGTGGCCGGCGGCGTTGGCCGGGATGAGGCAGTCCGCAGGCTGGACGAAATTATCCGCAGCTCCAAGCCGTTTCCGCGCTGGATGGTCACTGTGGCCTTCGCGGTGTTCGCCGCAGTTTTCGTAGGCGTACTGGGCGGGGGCCCCGGCGCTTCGGCGGTCGCATTCGGCTCGAACATCCTGGTGAGCCTGCTAGCCCGGCAGTTGAGCCGCTGGCGGGTTCCGGACTTCTTCGCCACGGCATCATGCGCATTCCTGGTGACGTTTATCGCCCTGCTGCTGTGGCGGTTCGGCAGTCCGGTGGGCATCCAAATCGCGCCCGCCATCGTCGTGGTGGGCGGCATCCTGCTGCTCCTGCCCACGGGCCGGCTTGTCTCGTCGGTGCAGGACGCTATCAACGGATTCCCCGTCACGGCGGCGGGCCGGTTCCTGTCCACCATGCTGACCTTCGGTGCGCTGGTGTCCGGCATCTCCGTCGCTTTCGTGCTGGGCTCGAAGATGGGCATGGAGGAAATCGACGTCACGGAAACATTCCCGCCGGCGTATCCGTTGTGGGCGCTCATCATTTTGGTGGCCGTAGCGGTAGTAGCCATTGGCATCACGGAACAGACCGCCTGGAAGCTCCTCCTTCCCACCGCGGCGGTGGGCGTAGTAGGACATCTTGTGCTGCTCGGCGCGGACCTGATCGGCATGGGTTCAAGGTTTTCCCCGGCCGTCGCCGCGGTGGTCATAGGCCTCCTGGCCAGGGTGGTTGCCTTGAAGATGGGCGCCCCCCAGCTAGTGGTGGCTGTTCCCGCGGCCCTGATCCTCCTGCCCGGCCTCACTATATTCCGCTCCATGTATGTCTTGACCATTGAAGAGTCGGAGATCCTGATGGGTGCCGGGGGCATGCTGAATGCCGGTGCGATCGTGTTGGGAGTGGCGGCCGGCATCGTCCTCGGCGACACCCTGGCCCGTCCGCTCACCCGGAGCCTGGCCAGCAACGAACGCCGCCGCGCCCGGCGGCGCTAG
- a CDS encoding siderophore-interacting protein, with translation MTSLPAATSASRKSRPQTNLTVLRREELSPHMVRIVAGGEGFASYVNNDYIDRYVKIAFPQPGVEYPLPLDLWAIRESLPREQWPYTRTYTVRWVDEEARELAIDFVIHGDEGLAGPWAAKARAGDSLVFTGPGGGYNPDPAADWHLFAGDEAALPAIAAAIESLPPEARGIAFLEVDSDAEIQPIQAPAGLQIHWLPRNGTPAGSSDLLVSAVRNAEWPGGRVQVFAHGERGYMKSLREVLYRERGLERAQVSLSGYWAKGRVEDDFQAEKKLPIGQI, from the coding sequence ATGACTTCCCTTCCTGCTGCTACATCTGCCAGCCGAAAATCGCGCCCCCAGACGAACCTCACGGTCCTCCGGCGCGAGGAACTCTCGCCGCACATGGTGCGGATCGTGGCCGGCGGCGAAGGCTTCGCCAGCTATGTGAACAACGACTACATAGACCGATACGTGAAGATTGCCTTCCCGCAGCCCGGCGTCGAATACCCGCTCCCCCTCGACCTTTGGGCCATCCGGGAAAGCCTCCCACGCGAGCAGTGGCCATACACCCGGACGTACACCGTCCGCTGGGTGGATGAAGAGGCCCGCGAGCTGGCCATCGATTTCGTGATTCACGGTGACGAGGGCCTGGCGGGCCCATGGGCGGCGAAAGCCCGGGCCGGCGACAGCCTGGTCTTCACAGGCCCGGGCGGCGGCTACAACCCCGATCCCGCGGCCGACTGGCACCTTTTCGCCGGCGATGAGGCCGCCCTGCCTGCCATTGCCGCCGCCATCGAGTCGCTGCCGCCGGAAGCCCGGGGAATTGCGTTCCTGGAGGTGGACAGCGACGCCGAAATCCAGCCCATCCAGGCCCCTGCCGGACTGCAGATCCACTGGCTGCCGCGCAACGGTACCCCTGCAGGCAGCAGCGATCTCCTGGTCAGCGCCGTACGGAATGCCGAGTGGCCTGGCGGCCGGGTGCAGGTCTTCGCCCACGGTGAGCGCGGCTACATGAAGTCCCTCCGCGAGGTCCTCTACCGCGAGCGCGGCCTGGAGCGCGCGCAGGTGTCGTTGTCCGGCTACTGGGCCAAGGGCCGGGTGGAGGACGACTTCCAGGCCGAAAAGAAGCTCCCCATCGGGCAGATCTAA
- a CDS encoding uracil-DNA glycosylase, which produces MFDSEAIFELEPAVEGADFAEMARVPLDRLMAADWAAALAPVEAELRSVLEYLAAEVAAGHQVLPSPSNVLRAFQQPLAGVKVLIVGQDPYPTPGHPIGLSFAVEGHTRPIPRSLANIYKELESDLGLPARVHGDLTRWADQGVLLLNRVLTVRAGAAGSHRGKGWEPITTAAIAAVAGRRAADGTAAPLVAVLWGKDAEGVRPLLGDTPVFASAHPSPLSAARGFFGSRPFSRANELLRAQGLEPVDWELPPVP; this is translated from the coding sequence GTGTTTGATTCTGAAGCCATATTCGAGCTGGAGCCTGCCGTTGAGGGTGCTGACTTTGCCGAGATGGCACGAGTGCCGCTGGACCGCCTTATGGCTGCAGACTGGGCTGCGGCGCTGGCTCCCGTGGAGGCGGAGTTGCGGAGCGTCCTGGAGTACCTTGCTGCTGAAGTGGCGGCCGGGCACCAGGTGCTGCCGTCGCCGTCGAACGTTTTGCGCGCATTTCAACAGCCGCTGGCCGGGGTCAAAGTCCTCATCGTCGGCCAGGACCCCTACCCGACCCCGGGCCATCCGATCGGATTGTCCTTCGCGGTAGAAGGGCACACCAGGCCCATCCCGCGCAGCCTCGCGAACATCTACAAGGAACTCGAATCCGACCTCGGCCTTCCGGCCCGCGTCCACGGGGACCTCACGCGCTGGGCGGACCAGGGCGTCCTCCTCCTGAACCGCGTCCTTACGGTCCGGGCCGGGGCAGCTGGATCCCACCGGGGCAAAGGCTGGGAACCGATTACGACGGCGGCAATTGCCGCCGTCGCCGGCCGCCGCGCTGCAGACGGGACGGCAGCGCCCCTCGTGGCGGTGCTGTGGGGCAAGGATGCCGAGGGCGTCCGCCCGTTGCTTGGAGACACTCCGGTCTTCGCCAGCGCCCACCCCAGCCCGTTGTCGGCCGCCCGCGGATTTTTTGGGTCGAGGCCGTTCAGCAGGGCAAACGAACTCCTCCGGGCCCAGGGTTTGGAGCCCGTTGACTGGGAACTTCCCCCGGTTCCTTAG
- a CDS encoding DUF3263 domain-containing protein — MPAPQPGSRLSERDKQMLALERQWWKYAGAKEQAIRELFDLSATHYYQILNTLIDTEDALAQDPMLVKRLRRLRTSRQRARTARRLGSDA; from the coding sequence ATGCCGGCTCCGCAGCCGGGCTCACGGCTGAGCGAGCGGGACAAGCAGATGCTGGCCCTCGAACGGCAGTGGTGGAAGTACGCAGGGGCAAAGGAACAAGCCATTCGTGAGCTGTTCGACCTCTCAGCCACCCACTACTACCAGATCCTCAACACGCTGATTGACACCGAGGACGCCCTGGCCCAGGACCCCATGCTCGTGAAGAGATTGCGTAGACTACGTACGTCACGCCAACGGGCACGCACGGCGCGCCGATTGGGCTCTGACGCTTAG
- a CDS encoding LytR C-terminal domain-containing protein, with translation MTKYARDEFDRVPETSSRQGVHRVASEAPRRRLGPILTVGVAALAIGLVAFLFLPKLGFAPAGSPLMAAGSALVSPSASPSAEVPQGTSSPSAEAGSEPGAAPSASETPAASSSPSAVPSADAPAVDKSQAVAVYNGTTTAGLAGRVSSTVAGDGWTLGPVGNWGGMPQQSSVIYYSGALQKANAEALGELLNITSLVDSAEFQLPVVVVLGPGFQ, from the coding sequence ATGACCAAATATGCTCGGGATGAATTCGACAGGGTCCCTGAGACCTCCTCGCGACAGGGTGTCCATAGGGTCGCCTCCGAGGCTCCCCGGCGCCGGCTGGGACCAATCCTGACCGTCGGTGTGGCGGCGCTGGCCATCGGCCTGGTCGCCTTCCTGTTCCTTCCCAAGCTGGGATTTGCTCCTGCCGGCAGCCCGCTGATGGCGGCAGGGTCCGCACTGGTCAGCCCCTCGGCCTCCCCCTCCGCTGAGGTTCCGCAAGGCACCTCGTCTCCTAGCGCTGAGGCCGGTTCCGAGCCGGGCGCGGCTCCTTCCGCCAGCGAGACGCCTGCTGCCAGCAGCTCTCCCTCCGCGGTACCTTCCGCCGATGCACCGGCTGTTGACAAGAGCCAGGCCGTGGCTGTCTACAACGGGACCACCACCGCGGGACTTGCCGGCCGCGTGAGCAGCACCGTCGCCGGTGACGGCTGGACGCTGGGACCGGTGGGCAACTGGGGCGGAATGCCGCAACAGTCCTCCGTGATCTACTACAGCGGGGCATTGCAGAAAGCCAATGCCGAGGCACTGGGGGAGCTCCTGAACATCACGTCGCTGGTGGACTCTGCCGAGTTCCAGTTGCCGGTGGTTGTGGTTCTCGGGCCCGGCTTCCAGTAA
- a CDS encoding cold-shock protein, with protein sequence MALGTVKWFNAEKGYGFITVDGSGDDVFVHWSAIEREGYRALDEGQRVQFEVGEGEKGPQAENVRTA encoded by the coding sequence ATGGCATTGGGAACCGTTAAATGGTTCAACGCCGAAAAAGGCTATGGCTTCATCACCGTTGACGGCTCCGGAGACGATGTCTTCGTCCACTGGTCGGCCATCGAGAGGGAAGGCTACCGGGCTCTGGACGAAGGGCAACGGGTGCAGTTCGAGGTAGGCGAAGGCGAGAAGGGTCCCCAGGCAGAGAACGTCCGGACGGCCTGA
- a CDS encoding ABC transporter substrate-binding protein: MPPAAAMHGTDSPARFGADRFGPARPRFTAAAVLAAGTALVLAGCSGQTGNARVDAVDAGGDGILRIGLLLDNTGKQSFLNASQLAAAKLAVQEINAAGGHKGRPVQLLPENISEDTTSQAKDLVAAGADVVIGPTDSSRAPGAIDVLSRARVAVISPANTAHGLTHYRSGGYYFRTSAADTAQAPVLVKLAKDSGARTIAIVHEDGMYGKDVSVAVAAAAKAAGLGTVAEAAFTAGQAQKTAAAVKAAGPDSVILVARAGAQGAIAELNNAGVAGSKLILSDGAINQYGSALGSKALDGARGILPGVFPSAHFQGELVAVDPGLKDMTFAAETYDAANLAAIAAAAAQDDAGSSIAAKLIAVSGQHGAEAVEPCRSYKECGDAIKAGKPADYDGESGPIGFDFNGDVTTANYMVFTYAADNTPRMSGSETAARPGR; this comes from the coding sequence ATGCCACCCGCCGCGGCAATGCATGGCACAGACAGCCCCGCCCGGTTCGGCGCCGACCGGTTTGGCCCTGCGCGGCCGCGGTTCACAGCAGCAGCGGTTCTTGCAGCGGGAACGGCGCTCGTGCTGGCCGGCTGCTCCGGCCAGACCGGAAACGCTCGTGTTGATGCCGTTGACGCCGGTGGCGATGGCATCCTGCGGATAGGCCTGCTGCTGGACAACACGGGAAAGCAGTCCTTCCTCAACGCCTCGCAACTCGCCGCGGCCAAGCTGGCGGTGCAGGAGATCAACGCCGCCGGGGGCCACAAAGGGCGGCCGGTGCAACTGCTGCCTGAAAATATCAGCGAGGACACCACCTCGCAGGCCAAGGACCTGGTAGCGGCCGGGGCGGATGTCGTCATAGGTCCCACTGACTCGAGCCGCGCCCCCGGGGCAATTGATGTCCTGTCGCGGGCCAGAGTGGCCGTCATCTCTCCGGCGAATACCGCGCACGGCCTCACGCATTACAGGAGCGGCGGATACTACTTCCGCACGTCGGCGGCCGACACGGCCCAAGCGCCCGTGCTGGTGAAACTGGCCAAGGACAGCGGCGCCCGGACAATAGCGATCGTCCACGAGGACGGGATGTACGGCAAGGACGTCTCTGTGGCCGTTGCCGCGGCAGCGAAAGCCGCCGGCCTTGGAACGGTGGCGGAGGCCGCTTTCACTGCCGGCCAGGCACAAAAGACGGCGGCTGCCGTCAAGGCAGCGGGTCCGGATTCGGTCATTCTCGTGGCTCGGGCCGGAGCCCAGGGCGCAATCGCGGAGCTCAACAACGCGGGCGTTGCAGGCAGCAAGCTGATTCTCAGCGACGGCGCCATCAACCAGTACGGCTCCGCCCTAGGGTCCAAAGCGCTTGATGGTGCGCGCGGGATCCTGCCGGGCGTCTTCCCTTCGGCGCACTTCCAAGGCGAACTAGTAGCCGTTGATCCCGGGCTCAAGGACATGACGTTCGCAGCGGAGACTTACGACGCCGCGAACCTGGCCGCCATCGCCGCGGCCGCTGCCCAGGACGACGCCGGATCATCCATCGCGGCGAAGCTGATCGCGGTTTCCGGGCAGCACGGCGCGGAAGCGGTTGAACCCTGCAGGAGCTACAAAGAATGCGGGGATGCCATTAAGGCCGGTAAGCCGGCGGATTACGACGGCGAGTCCGGGCCCATCGGCTTTGATTTCAACGGGGACGTCACTACCGCCAACTACATGGTGTTCACGTACGCCGCGGATAACACCCCGCGGATGAGTGGAAGCGAAACTGCCGCCCGGCCCGGCCGCTGA